AAAATCATAAAAGTAAATAAGAACAAAAATTTGCAGATATAAAATTAATTATAATTTATCTAAAAAATTTTTGTTACATAATAATGAATTATACAAAATAAATTTACAAATAATAATGGTGCTTAATTGATAATCTTAAAGCTTGGTGGAAGCGTTATAACCCGCAAGGATTCATTAACTCCTACTCTGGATTCAAATAATCTAACTAGAATTGCCAGAGAAATATCAAACTCATCCCATCATAAATTAATTGTGGTGCATGGAGCAGGTTCATTTGGCCATCCATACGCCAAAGAGTATGCCATAGGCAGTGAAATAAAATCTACACAAGAACTTACCAGAAAAAAAATGGGGTTCTCAAAAACTCAAAATTCGGTCAAAAACCTGAATGCACAGGTATGTCAACATCTATTGGAACAAGAAATCCCAGCAGTGTCAATACAACCATCATCATTCATAGAAACACATAACAAACGTATAATAAATGCAGATTTGGATTTAATTTCAAAATATTTAGACTTAGGATTTGTTCCAGTACTATACGGCGATGTTGTACTTGACATGGACAAAAAAATTAAAATGGCAGTACTATCTGGTGATCAGATTGTGAAATATCTGGCAGAGAATCTGAAGCCTGAAAAGGTTATTCTAGGTTCTGATGTTGACGGGATATATAATAGGGATCCAAAGAAATATCCCGATGCACATCTTATGAAAGTGGTTACATCCTACAAAGAACTGGAATCAACAGATAATATTCAGACAGTAGATGTAACTGGCGGTATGGGTGGAAAACTCGGTGAACTACTAGAACTAGCCAAAATTGGTATTGAATCGGAAATAATCAATGCAAATCACGATAATAATATAAAAAAAGCCCTAAACGGTGAAAAAGGAATAGGAACTTTAATACGAAATGAAAAATGAAGGAAAAAAA
The Methanobacterium spitsbergense DNA segment above includes these coding regions:
- a CDS encoding isopentenyl phosphate kinase; its protein translation is MIILKLGGSVITRKDSLTPTLDSNNLTRIAREISNSSHHKLIVVHGAGSFGHPYAKEYAIGSEIKSTQELTRKKMGFSKTQNSVKNLNAQVCQHLLEQEIPAVSIQPSSFIETHNKRIINADLDLISKYLDLGFVPVLYGDVVLDMDKKIKMAVLSGDQIVKYLAENLKPEKVILGSDVDGIYNRDPKKYPDAHLMKVVTSYKELESTDNIQTVDVTGGMGGKLGELLELAKIGIESEIINANHDNNIKKALNGEKGIGTLIRNEK